In Acidovorax sp. GBBC 1281, a single window of DNA contains:
- the tagF gene encoding type VI secretion system-associated protein TagF: MSWQPVSQASPQVQSRIAWFGKLPGQGDFVGRRMPRAIGDEWDAWLSRGLEQLRAQGPGQWEPGFIQSPLWFFIASLGGKTLPVCGVLAPSADRIGRCYPITAVAIATDRTSALVSDPTLERFFSGTRDAIIEARRLALPAEELDARLSSLPWPFHADKPAPAPAAAPSMAGILADLGLSPSSGGGTVNGRPWSAGRDILRSQQARSVWWSDAAGGSEMVEHGGAFDGHLFSRLFKKAP; this comes from the coding sequence GTGTCCTGGCAACCTGTGAGTCAAGCGTCGCCGCAAGTGCAGTCCCGCATCGCCTGGTTTGGAAAGCTGCCGGGGCAGGGCGATTTCGTGGGACGCAGGATGCCCCGTGCCATCGGTGACGAATGGGACGCCTGGTTGAGCCGTGGGCTGGAGCAATTGCGCGCGCAGGGCCCGGGGCAATGGGAGCCTGGCTTTATTCAATCACCGCTGTGGTTCTTCATTGCCAGCCTGGGCGGGAAGACCTTGCCGGTGTGCGGCGTGCTGGCCCCGAGTGCGGACCGCATCGGGCGGTGCTATCCCATCACGGCGGTGGCCATCGCCACCGATCGGACCAGCGCTTTGGTATCCGACCCGACGCTGGAGCGGTTCTTCTCTGGCACGCGGGACGCCATCATCGAGGCCCGCAGGCTGGCCCTGCCTGCGGAAGAGCTGGATGCACGGCTTTCTTCGTTGCCATGGCCGTTTCACGCAGACAAGCCTGCACCTGCACCAGCGGCTGCGCCTTCGATGGCGGGCATCCTGGCGGACCTGGGGCTGAGCCCATCGTCCGGTGGCGGCACCGTCAATGGCCGGCCCTGGAGCGCCGGGCGCGATATCTTGCGCTCGCAACAGGCGCGCAGCGTCTGGTGGTCCGATGCGGCGGGGGGCAGCGAAATGGTGGAGCACGGAGGTGCCTTCGATGGCCATCTGTTCTCTCGGCTTTTCAAAAAGGCCCCCTAG
- a CDS encoding DotU family type VI secretion system protein has product MQTSGNVFAFDTGTGTAVPRAGASAPQASGGAVRETALPDVVSGGNPLVAASNTLLNLIPQIRAMATNGDPGGFQQFLLENIRQFESRAGNTGVPMETIIGARYCICTAIDEAAAQTPWGGSGVWPKYSLLVALHNETWGGEKFFQLLSKLVQTPNQHIDLIELMYFCLMLGFEGRYHVVENGKSQLESLKARLLQVIEGARGDRSGALSLHWRGVQRAAVPPWTLIPFWVAAALALLIAFLIFLWFNYRLASRSDDLFASINGIRLPQAPAVIAAAPKPRLRQFLEPEIREGLVEVNDLADRSIIILRGDGLFDAGATVVKPRYVGVIERIAAALNEVSGKVVVNGYTDNSPIRTARFPSNWHLSQERAQAVTTMLTKSVSDGRRLHAEGRAESDPVAPNTTPEGRALNRRVEIVLHVAPQTRDSELQITPGANPRGGATNQK; this is encoded by the coding sequence ATTCAAACCTCTGGCAATGTATTTGCCTTCGATACGGGCACCGGAACCGCCGTGCCCCGGGCTGGGGCCTCGGCACCCCAAGCCTCTGGCGGCGCGGTGCGCGAAACGGCGCTTCCGGATGTCGTCAGCGGGGGCAACCCCCTGGTGGCTGCCTCCAACACGCTGCTGAATCTGATCCCTCAGATCCGGGCCATGGCCACCAATGGCGACCCTGGCGGATTTCAGCAGTTTCTGCTGGAAAACATACGGCAGTTCGAAAGCCGGGCCGGCAACACCGGCGTGCCGATGGAGACCATCATCGGCGCTCGGTATTGCATCTGCACGGCGATCGACGAAGCGGCGGCGCAGACTCCTTGGGGTGGCTCGGGTGTCTGGCCCAAATACAGCCTGCTGGTCGCGTTGCACAACGAAACCTGGGGCGGTGAGAAGTTTTTCCAGCTGCTCTCCAAGTTGGTGCAAACGCCCAACCAGCACATCGACCTCATCGAGTTGATGTATTTCTGCCTGATGTTGGGTTTCGAAGGCCGGTACCACGTCGTCGAAAACGGCAAGAGCCAGTTGGAGAGCCTCAAAGCCCGTCTGCTTCAGGTCATCGAAGGGGCGAGGGGGGACCGCAGCGGTGCCTTGTCGCTGCATTGGCGTGGCGTTCAGCGCGCGGCGGTGCCGCCGTGGACCTTGATTCCCTTTTGGGTGGCGGCCGCACTGGCCTTGCTGATCGCGTTTTTGATCTTCCTCTGGTTCAACTACCGTTTAGCATCGCGGTCCGACGATCTGTTCGCTTCGATCAACGGCATTCGCCTTCCGCAGGCCCCTGCCGTCATCGCCGCTGCGCCCAAGCCCAGATTGCGCCAGTTCCTGGAGCCCGAAATTCGAGAGGGCCTGGTGGAGGTGAACGACCTGGCCGACCGAAGCATCATCATCCTGCGCGGTGATGGTTTGTTCGATGCCGGGGCCACGGTGGTGAAGCCTCGGTATGTCGGCGTGATCGAGCGCATTGCCGCCGCGTTGAACGAGGTGTCCGGGAAAGTGGTGGTCAATGGTTACACCGACAACTCTCCCATTCGCACCGCTCGGTTTCCTTCCAACTGGCATTTGTCCCAGGAGCGTGCGCAGGCCGTCACCACCATGCTGACGAAGAGCGTCTCCGATGGGCGCCGGTTGCATGCCGAAGGCCGCGCAGAAAGCGATCCGGTGGCGCCCAACACCACACCGGAGGGCAGGGCGCTCAATCGCCGCGTGGAGATCGTTTTGCATGTTGCCCCGCAGACCCGTGACAGCGAGCTGCAGATCACCCCGGGTGCCAATCCCCGGGGCGGCGCCACCAATCAAAAATAA
- the tssK gene encoding type VI secretion system baseplate subunit TssK, translating to MVWQRKVVWAEGMFLRPQHFQQQDRFTDFLVQARTLPTQFFFWGFSSLVLDTELLALGKIGLISAEGVLPDGTPFSFPYHDEPPPALSIGKDVKDTVIHLALPMRRRMAAEVSLGSEPSALVRYAAEVIEVADSNDVGAQAAEVQVGQIKLALRASQDIADGWVSLPLVQVVERRADGSLLLDPTFIPTVVTNADMSNLAVFCRELFGLLRQRGAALEERLTQPGRGGVGEVGDFLMLQFLNRWEPAVEHWVRIRAIHPERLFDDLLKMAGELATFTRDQRRPAPMPAYDHDDLRSSFLPLMLELRRGLSSVLEQNAIQIELQERQYGVHVALIPSTELLTSCDFVLAVHSQATVEFLRAHFPTQIKLGPVERIRDLVNLHLPGVTLRSLPVAPREIPYHAGYSYFELDTAHDLWRQLQNSGGLALHVSGEFPELQLEMWAIRR from the coding sequence ATGGTCTGGCAGCGCAAGGTCGTATGGGCGGAGGGCATGTTCTTGCGCCCTCAGCATTTTCAGCAGCAAGATCGATTCACCGATTTTCTGGTGCAGGCACGCACGCTGCCCACGCAGTTCTTCTTCTGGGGGTTTTCGAGCCTCGTCCTGGATACGGAGCTTCTCGCGCTGGGCAAGATCGGCTTGATCTCTGCCGAAGGGGTGTTGCCGGACGGCACGCCTTTCAGCTTTCCCTATCATGACGAGCCCCCGCCCGCGTTGAGCATCGGCAAAGACGTCAAAGACACGGTCATTCACCTGGCTTTGCCGATGCGCCGGCGCATGGCTGCTGAGGTGTCCCTGGGGTCAGAGCCGAGCGCGCTCGTGCGCTATGCCGCAGAAGTGATCGAAGTGGCGGATTCCAACGACGTCGGCGCGCAGGCGGCCGAGGTGCAGGTCGGACAGATCAAGCTCGCACTGCGTGCATCGCAGGACATTGCCGATGGCTGGGTCAGCCTGCCGTTGGTGCAGGTGGTGGAGCGCCGCGCAGATGGCTCGCTGCTGTTGGACCCCACCTTCATACCCACGGTCGTCACCAATGCCGACATGTCCAACCTCGCAGTGTTCTGCCGTGAGCTGTTTGGCCTGCTGCGCCAGCGTGGCGCTGCGTTGGAAGAGCGCTTGACCCAGCCGGGTCGCGGCGGCGTGGGGGAGGTCGGTGACTTCCTGATGCTCCAGTTCCTGAACCGCTGGGAGCCGGCGGTGGAACACTGGGTTCGTATCCGCGCCATCCATCCGGAGCGGCTGTTCGATGACCTTCTCAAAATGGCGGGCGAACTGGCTACCTTCACGCGCGACCAGCGGCGTCCTGCGCCCATGCCTGCCTATGACCATGACGATTTGCGAAGCTCTTTCCTGCCATTGATGCTGGAGCTGCGGCGTGGCCTGTCTTCGGTGCTGGAGCAAAACGCCATCCAGATCGAACTGCAGGAACGCCAGTATGGCGTGCATGTTGCACTGATCCCGAGCACCGAACTCTTGACCAGTTGCGACTTCGTGTTGGCGGTGCATTCGCAGGCGACGGTGGAGTTTCTGCGGGCGCACTTTCCGACCCAGATCAAACTGGGCCCGGTGGAGCGCATTCGGGACTTGGTCAATCTGCATTTGCCTGGCGTCACTCTGCGGTCCCTGCCGGTCGCTCCCCGCGAAATTCCCTACCACGCCGGTTACTCGTATTTCGAGTTGGATACGGCGCACGACCTGTGGCGCCAACTTCAAAACTCCGGCGGCCTGGCCTTGCACGTCTCCGGCGAGTTTCCTGAACTGCAGCTTGAGATGTGGGCCATTCGCCGTTAA
- the tssM gene encoding type VI secretion system membrane subunit TssM, whose translation MFRKIFDFLFNRFTLVLLGLVLLSLVIWFIGPLIYIKPYQPLESPQVRGWLIFAIFAFWFLKLLVQWWRAKQVNARLLSQLARFGTGDRPAEKAGPGEEEVAELETRFKEAISVLSKTRFGQTEQGWFGRLNRRYIYQLPWYLIIGSPGSGKTTALVNSGLDFPLEAQFGKASIRGVGGTRNCDWWFTDQAVLLDTAGRYTTQESDETQDKAAWGGFLSLLRRFRGRQPVNGVLVTLSVQELLSSTDAERERLARLIGMRLGELCEELAIKFPVYVLVTKTDLLAGFNEFFGNMNREERAQVWGFTSPYNEGGVQEEPAARFRAEFDELAGQINRLLPQRLLSEPDLARRGLIYGLPQQFVGLRDVLQETLSTIFASSRFKEKPLFRGVYFTSGTQEGMPFDRVLSALSRRFAVPSPAGASVGAKSGKSYFIETLLKGVMFNEAGLTGRNAKKERQLRLAQAGGLIALVLALVGVTVAWTVSHDNNVAYIGEVKDRVPALKQAVNDARDADPEDMVSLLPLLNNAESLAVSQRYEGDSAPLSWRQGLLQVPKVQTAADATYMRLLEDAWLPRLSRHLRRSLQQTSTSNPEASFEALKVYLMLYEPERFNAKAIRAWMVNDWETSLPPGLVQSGVVNQLAHHLDNLMEDRALVAPVPMDQQLVAEVRQRLAQMSPAQRAYSRLKQLLLTGNSLPPEFTVVRASGPEAPQVFSRRSGRPLTQGISGLFTYDGYYGAFAQELPKVTALLSQEESWVLGKADGRRSTANEVLTGQLALEVKRLYLMEYAKLWEDFLADVRPVRIASLDQAGEQARLYSAANSSLEQFIRAVAKETTLGQRPSAGGGTSSWLGEKINRIKEEQEQLSRLTGKQVNVAGLTSSGTLEADLVDFRFREYRRLATSNGSGPSPMTASLQVLNEAAAVIASARQQVSAGGTVPPSLSATLERVRTEAKRVPPPLNVMYEDLAGATSAFVGRDVRAAVGGSLNATIGAFCRRAILGRYPFTRSAGRDVTTDDFARLFSVGGTMDEFFRTTLQPMVDISTNPWSFKQGVDGSPVGGSAALASFQRASVIRDVYFRAGGKAPSIRLDIKPLEMDAAITQMVLDVDGEVLRYQHGPQIPKSVNWPGARGTGQVRLQLTGSGAENTGLVTEGPWALHRFFDRAQILSGNAPERFIAAFNIDGRRLRFEITTGSVLNPFRLKAMEEFECPGNL comes from the coding sequence ATGTTCCGCAAGATATTCGATTTCCTGTTCAACCGGTTCACGCTGGTCCTGCTGGGACTGGTGCTCTTGAGCTTGGTCATCTGGTTCATCGGACCGCTGATCTACATCAAGCCTTACCAACCCCTGGAAAGCCCTCAGGTCCGTGGCTGGTTGATCTTTGCGATCTTCGCGTTCTGGTTCTTGAAGCTCTTGGTTCAATGGTGGCGAGCGAAGCAGGTGAACGCTCGCCTGCTGTCCCAACTGGCCCGTTTCGGCACGGGTGACCGGCCGGCTGAAAAAGCCGGTCCAGGGGAAGAAGAAGTTGCCGAACTCGAAACCCGCTTCAAGGAAGCGATCAGCGTTTTGAGCAAGACGCGCTTTGGACAAACGGAACAAGGCTGGTTCGGACGGCTGAATCGCCGCTACATCTACCAGTTGCCCTGGTATCTGATCATCGGCTCGCCCGGCTCGGGCAAGACCACGGCGCTGGTCAATTCCGGTCTGGACTTTCCGCTGGAGGCGCAGTTCGGAAAGGCTTCGATTCGAGGCGTGGGTGGCACGCGCAATTGCGACTGGTGGTTCACCGATCAGGCGGTGCTTCTGGACACCGCAGGACGTTACACGACCCAGGAAAGCGATGAGACGCAAGACAAGGCCGCCTGGGGCGGATTCTTGTCTTTGCTGCGCCGATTTCGGGGGCGGCAGCCTGTCAATGGCGTGCTGGTCACGTTGAGTGTTCAGGAGTTGCTGAGCAGCACCGACGCGGAGCGTGAACGCTTGGCGCGGCTGATTGGCATGCGCCTGGGCGAACTGTGCGAAGAACTCGCGATCAAGTTCCCCGTGTATGTGCTGGTCACCAAGACCGACTTGCTGGCGGGGTTCAACGAATTCTTCGGCAACATGAACCGTGAGGAGCGGGCCCAGGTCTGGGGGTTCACCAGCCCATACAACGAAGGGGGGGTGCAAGAGGAGCCGGCAGCCCGCTTCCGCGCTGAATTCGACGAACTGGCAGGGCAGATCAATCGCCTGTTGCCGCAGCGCCTGCTCTCCGAGCCTGATCTGGCGCGCCGGGGCCTGATCTATGGCCTGCCGCAGCAGTTCGTCGGTTTGCGCGATGTGTTGCAGGAAACGCTTTCCACCATCTTCGCATCGTCCCGGTTCAAGGAAAAGCCGCTTTTCCGGGGCGTGTATTTCACCAGCGGAACGCAAGAGGGCATGCCGTTCGACCGGGTGCTTTCGGCACTCTCGCGCCGGTTCGCGGTTCCTTCCCCTGCAGGGGCTTCGGTGGGTGCCAAAAGCGGCAAGAGCTATTTCATTGAAACGCTGCTCAAAGGCGTGATGTTCAATGAAGCGGGCTTGACTGGCCGCAATGCCAAGAAAGAACGGCAGTTGCGCCTTGCCCAGGCAGGAGGGCTCATTGCCCTGGTTCTGGCCCTGGTCGGTGTGACCGTGGCCTGGACCGTCAGCCACGACAACAACGTGGCCTACATCGGAGAAGTGAAAGACCGGGTTCCCGCGCTCAAGCAGGCGGTCAACGATGCCCGCGACGCCGACCCCGAAGACATGGTGAGCTTGCTGCCGCTGTTGAACAATGCGGAGTCCCTGGCCGTGAGCCAACGCTACGAGGGCGACTCCGCCCCGTTGAGCTGGCGCCAGGGCTTGCTGCAGGTGCCCAAGGTCCAGACGGCTGCGGATGCCACCTACATGCGCCTGCTCGAAGATGCCTGGTTGCCGCGCCTGTCCCGGCATTTGCGCCGGTCGCTGCAGCAGACGTCCACGAGCAACCCGGAGGCGAGCTTCGAAGCGCTGAAGGTCTACCTGATGCTGTACGAGCCCGAGCGCTTCAATGCCAAGGCCATCCGTGCATGGATGGTCAACGATTGGGAAACGTCTCTTCCGCCTGGTTTGGTGCAATCCGGCGTCGTCAACCAGCTCGCGCATCACCTCGACAATCTGATGGAAGACCGCGCGCTGGTGGCCCCGGTGCCGATGGATCAGCAGCTGGTGGCCGAAGTGCGCCAGCGGCTGGCCCAGATGTCGCCGGCACAACGGGCCTACAGCCGGCTCAAGCAATTGCTGCTCACGGGCAATTCGTTGCCGCCCGAATTCACGGTGGTTCGCGCCAGCGGTCCCGAGGCGCCACAGGTGTTCTCCCGCCGCAGTGGCCGTCCGCTGACCCAGGGCATTTCCGGCCTGTTCACCTATGACGGGTACTACGGGGCGTTCGCGCAGGAGCTGCCCAAGGTCACGGCGTTGTTGTCCCAGGAGGAAAGCTGGGTGCTGGGCAAGGCCGATGGGCGGCGCAGTACGGCCAACGAAGTGCTGACTGGTCAGCTGGCGCTCGAGGTCAAGCGGCTTTATCTGATGGAGTACGCCAAGCTCTGGGAGGACTTCCTGGCCGATGTGCGCCCGGTGCGCATCGCATCTCTCGATCAGGCGGGCGAGCAGGCTCGCCTTTACTCTGCCGCCAATTCCAGCCTGGAGCAGTTCATTCGAGCCGTCGCGAAGGAAACCACCCTCGGCCAGCGCCCTTCCGCGGGGGGCGGAACCAGCAGTTGGCTGGGCGAGAAAATCAACCGCATCAAGGAAGAGCAGGAGCAGTTGAGCCGCCTGACCGGCAAGCAGGTGAATGTGGCGGGGCTGACCTCCAGCGGTACGCTGGAGGCGGATCTGGTCGATTTCCGCTTCCGCGAGTATCGGCGGCTGGCTACTTCGAACGGTTCGGGCCCTTCTCCCATGACCGCGAGCCTGCAGGTGCTGAACGAGGCGGCGGCGGTGATCGCATCGGCGAGGCAGCAGGTCAGTGCCGGTGGCACGGTGCCGCCTTCGCTTTCTGCCACGCTGGAACGGGTGCGCACGGAAGCCAAGCGCGTGCCGCCACCCCTCAACGTCATGTACGAAGATCTGGCAGGAGCCACTTCGGCTTTCGTGGGGCGAGATGTGCGCGCCGCGGTGGGCGGAAGTCTCAACGCCACGATCGGCGCCTTTTGCCGGCGCGCGATCCTGGGTCGCTATCCCTTCACACGCAGCGCAGGCCGCGATGTGACGACGGATGACTTCGCCCGCCTGTTCTCCGTGGGCGGCACCATGGATGAGTTTTTCCGCACCACGCTGCAGCCGATGGTCGATATTTCCACCAATCCCTGGAGCTTCAAGCAGGGGGTGGACGGTTCGCCCGTGGGCGGCTCTGCCGCGCTGGCTTCGTTCCAGCGCGCCTCCGTCATTCGGGATGTCTACTTCCGGGCCGGCGGCAAGGCTCCCTCGATCCGGCTGGACATCAAGCCCTTGGAGATGGATGCTGCCATCACGCAAATGGTGCTGGATGTCGATGGCGAAGTACTGCGCTACCAGCACGGGCCTCAGATTCCGAAGTCGGTGAACTGGCCGGGTGCTCGTGGCACGGGGCAGGTCCGGCTGCAGTTGACCGGATCGGGGGCCGAAAACACCGGCTTGGTCACCGAGGGGCCTTGGGCATTGCACCGGTTCTTCGACCGGGCGCAGATTCTGTCTGGCAACGCACCTGAGCGCTTCATCGCCGCTTTCAATATCGATGGGCGTCGCCTGCGATTCGAGATCACCACAGGCAGCGTGCTGAATCCTTTCCGTCTCAAAGCCATGGAGGAGTTCGAGTGTCCTGGCAACCTGTGA
- the tssJ gene encoding type VI secretion system lipoprotein TssJ, with protein sequence MLDRVYGLRRALLGGAVGVGVLGLAGCGVISSMNRPQEAPTAVPPAIFEVVADAKLNPDVHGAPKPILLRMYELRATAAFDKASFLDLQEKDETQLASDFVRREEFLVVPGERRVFERKGSAEVRAFAFFAGYRDLEKSTWRATAPAPNSVEMRRRWWGLGETERLKPVRYLVTVSQDAVKVQIQEKSQ encoded by the coding sequence ATGCTTGATCGGGTTTATGGATTGCGCCGTGCTTTGCTCGGAGGGGCCGTGGGTGTCGGTGTACTGGGCCTTGCCGGATGCGGTGTCATCAGTTCTATGAATCGCCCCCAGGAAGCCCCTACTGCCGTTCCGCCGGCCATTTTCGAAGTGGTCGCCGACGCCAAGCTCAATCCCGATGTGCATGGCGCTCCCAAGCCTATCTTGCTTCGGATGTACGAATTGCGTGCCACCGCGGCGTTCGACAAAGCCAGTTTTCTAGACCTTCAAGAAAAAGACGAAACGCAACTGGCAAGCGACTTCGTGCGACGCGAAGAGTTTCTGGTGGTGCCCGGAGAGCGGCGCGTCTTCGAGCGCAAGGGAAGTGCCGAGGTCCGTGCCTTTGCATTTTTCGCGGGCTACCGTGACCTGGAGAAAAGCACTTGGCGCGCCACTGCGCCGGCACCCAATTCGGTGGAGATGCGCCGGCGCTGGTGGGGACTGGGTGAGACTGAACGCTTGAAGCCCGTGCGCTATTTAGTCACCGTCTCCCAGGACGCCGTCAAAGTTCAAATCCAAGAAAAATCGCAGTAA